A stretch of the Mycobacterium sp. ITM-2016-00317 genome encodes the following:
- a CDS encoding aminotransferase class V-fold PLP-dependent enzyme, translating to MKPISPRYRLQFSEPEGYLDFARFGPPSHAVLDTTARLLEKATRAGPATVDELMREETRAKAVAARLCRSDIDHIVLQPHTSLGLMQAAFNAPGGTALVSAAEFPANTYPWARAEQAGRLTVRALPEGHVTAERVAAALSDDVTMVSVSAVDFRTGYRADLAALRDVIGDRLLVVDGIQGFGVIEEPWEVADILVVGGQKWLRAGWGTGFAMLSDRALERMDPVLSGWTGARDPGLFDNTIHPPDRTAAAWSISNLSPVTSGAFAAALELVEDTGVGAIAATIAERVDALEEVLLSCGARIVSERHRRAGILAFVLPDCPAEQTGAALSAAGIAATVRPDHIRLSPHASTSADVAERLRAALRSLAAPRVEQAPVPAAAGDATHDLLASLIPAVHGLAAMLGPGNEVLLHDFSRLPDSIAAIAGDLTHRTVGGPMTDLLLGLIRRGTTQDLINYRTNNPDGRPIRSSTLFLRDADGVAIGCLCVNSDLPEAISEEVGPRDESFPPDVDSLQRFLVDRAIAKVGVQPSEMKKQQKAAVVRELDEAGFFLIRDSVDHVAGRLDVTRYTIYNYLNEIRG from the coding sequence GTGAAGCCCATCTCCCCGCGCTACCGGCTGCAGTTCTCCGAGCCGGAGGGCTATCTGGACTTCGCCCGCTTCGGGCCGCCGTCGCATGCCGTACTCGACACCACCGCCCGGCTGCTGGAGAAGGCCACCCGGGCCGGTCCCGCCACCGTGGACGAACTCATGCGCGAAGAGACCCGCGCGAAGGCGGTCGCAGCCCGGTTGTGCCGCAGCGACATCGACCACATCGTGTTGCAGCCGCACACCAGTCTCGGTCTGATGCAGGCGGCGTTCAACGCCCCGGGCGGCACCGCGCTGGTCTCGGCCGCGGAGTTCCCCGCCAACACCTACCCGTGGGCCCGCGCCGAACAGGCGGGCCGGCTGACCGTGCGGGCGCTGCCGGAAGGGCATGTCACCGCGGAGCGGGTGGCGGCCGCGTTGAGCGACGACGTGACGATGGTGTCGGTCAGCGCGGTCGACTTCCGCACCGGTTACCGGGCCGATCTGGCCGCGCTGCGCGACGTGATCGGGGACCGCCTGCTGGTCGTCGACGGCATCCAGGGTTTCGGCGTGATCGAGGAGCCGTGGGAGGTCGCCGACATCCTGGTCGTGGGCGGGCAGAAGTGGCTGCGGGCGGGCTGGGGCACCGGGTTCGCGATGCTGTCGGACCGGGCGCTGGAGCGGATGGATCCGGTGCTCTCGGGCTGGACCGGCGCCCGGGATCCCGGCTTGTTCGACAACACGATCCATCCGCCGGACCGGACCGCGGCGGCCTGGTCGATCTCGAATCTGAGCCCGGTGACGTCCGGGGCGTTCGCCGCGGCGCTGGAGTTGGTGGAGGACACCGGCGTCGGTGCGATCGCCGCCACCATCGCCGAGCGCGTCGACGCGCTGGAGGAGGTTCTGCTCTCGTGCGGGGCCCGGATCGTCTCCGAACGCCACCGCCGGGCAGGGATTCTCGCGTTCGTGCTGCCGGACTGTCCGGCCGAGCAGACCGGCGCCGCGCTGAGCGCCGCAGGCATCGCGGCGACCGTGCGGCCCGACCACATCCGGCTCTCCCCGCACGCCTCGACGTCCGCGGACGTCGCCGAACGGCTCCGGGCGGCGCTGAGGTCACTGGCCGCCCCGCGGGTGGAGCAGGCGCCGGTCCCGGCCGCGGCGGGGGACGCGACCCATGACCTGCTGGCGTCGTTGATTCCGGCCGTGCACGGATTGGCCGCGATGCTGGGTCCGGGCAACGAGGTGCTGCTGCACGACTTCTCCCGGTTGCCCGACTCGATCGCCGCGATCGCCGGCGATCTGACCCACCGCACCGTCGGCGGGCCGATGACCGACCTCCTGCTCGGCCTGATCCGGCGGGGGACCACCCAGGACCTCATCAACTACCGCACGAACAACCCCGACGGGCGTCCCATCCGGTCGTCGACCCTGTTCCTGCGCGACGCCGACGGGGTAGCCATCGGCTGTCTGTGCGTGAACAGCGATCTGCCCGAGGCGATTTCAGAGGAGGTCGGGCCCCGGGACGAGAGCTTCCCGCCGGATGTCGACAGCCTGCAGCGGTTCCTGGTGGACCGGGCGATCGCGAAGGTCGGTGTGCAGCCGTCGGAGATGAAGAAGCAGCAGAAGGCCGCCGTGGTCCGTGAACTCGACGAGGCGGGGTTCTTCCTGATCCGGGATTCGGTCGACCATGTCGCCGGCCGTCTCGACGTCACCCGGTACACGATCTACAACTACCTCAACGAGATTCGGGGCTGA
- a CDS encoding amino acid ABC transporter ATP-binding protein has product MSEPLLQAVGVRKSYGHTEVLKGIDLQVHRGQVVCLLGPSGAGKSTFLRCLNHLETIDAGQVWVDGKPIGFELRNGKLYELRERDVARQRRDIGMVFQRFNLFGHRTALENVIEGPIRVLGVPPDIARKDGLELLDRVGLAPRADAYPAQLSGGQQQRVAIARSLAMKPKLMLFDEPTSALDPELVGEVLAVMNTLVDEGMTMVVVTHEIGFAAEAADEIVFMADGSVVETGPPERVLKDPEHERTRQFLARVLA; this is encoded by the coding sequence GTGTCTGAACCGCTGCTGCAGGCCGTCGGCGTCCGGAAGAGCTACGGGCACACCGAGGTACTGAAGGGGATCGATCTGCAGGTGCACCGCGGCCAGGTGGTGTGTCTGCTCGGTCCGTCGGGCGCGGGAAAGAGCACGTTCCTGCGTTGCCTCAACCACCTGGAGACCATCGACGCCGGTCAGGTCTGGGTCGACGGCAAGCCGATCGGCTTCGAGCTGCGCAACGGCAAGCTCTACGAACTTCGGGAACGCGACGTCGCCAGGCAACGCCGCGACATCGGCATGGTGTTCCAGCGGTTCAACCTCTTCGGCCACCGCACCGCACTGGAGAACGTCATCGAGGGGCCCATCCGGGTTCTCGGCGTCCCACCTGACATCGCGCGCAAGGACGGTCTCGAGCTCCTCGACCGGGTCGGCCTGGCCCCACGCGCCGACGCCTATCCGGCGCAGCTGTCCGGTGGTCAGCAACAACGCGTCGCGATCGCGCGCTCGCTGGCCATGAAGCCCAAACTGATGCTGTTCGACGAGCCCACCTCGGCGTTGGACCCGGAACTGGTCGGCGAGGTGCTCGCGGTGATGAACACGTTGGTGGACGAGGGAATGACGATGGTGGTGGTGACCCACGAGATCGGGTTCGCGGCCGAAGCCGCCGACGAGATCGTCTTCATGGCCGACGGTTCCGTGGTCGAAACCGGGCCCCCGGAGCGCGTTCTGAAGGATCCCGAACACGAGCGCACGCGCCAGTTCCTGGCCCGGGTGCTTGCGTGA
- a CDS encoding amino acid ABC transporter permease, which translates to MPDFVVYRVMLVGLVNTVLLAVVAQAVAIVLGIVIALMRRSANPVSRWFAGGYIWLFRGLPVLLQILIWYNLALVIPQISIPLPFGGYLVDEPTNVLVSAFTAALLGLALNESAYMAEIVRAGLNSVDPGQVEAAKSIGMGPAMTLRRVVLPQAMRVIIPPTGNDFVDMLKGTSIASVIGVTELLHAANNISSHNLLVMETLFAAAVWYMVVVTIASVGQHYLERTFGGSERSAAAQAGRALRAIPLMRSTRV; encoded by the coding sequence GTGCCCGACTTCGTCGTGTACCGGGTGATGCTCGTCGGTCTGGTGAACACGGTGCTGCTCGCGGTGGTCGCGCAGGCGGTGGCCATCGTCCTGGGCATCGTGATCGCGCTGATGCGTCGCAGTGCGAACCCGGTCTCCCGATGGTTCGCCGGCGGCTACATCTGGTTGTTCCGCGGTCTGCCGGTGCTGCTGCAGATCCTGATCTGGTACAACCTGGCCCTGGTGATCCCGCAGATCTCGATTCCGCTGCCGTTCGGCGGATATCTCGTCGACGAACCCACCAATGTGCTGGTGAGCGCGTTCACCGCGGCGCTGCTCGGGCTGGCGCTCAACGAGAGCGCCTACATGGCCGAGATCGTCCGGGCGGGGTTGAACAGTGTGGATCCCGGGCAGGTCGAGGCGGCGAAATCCATCGGTATGGGCCCGGCGATGACCCTGCGCAGAGTGGTGCTGCCGCAGGCGATGCGAGTGATCATCCCGCCGACCGGCAACGACTTCGTCGACATGCTCAAGGGCACCTCGATCGCGTCGGTGATCGGCGTGACCGAACTGCTGCACGCGGCGAACAACATCTCTTCGCACAACCTGCTGGTGATGGAGACGCTCTTCGCCGCCGCGGTCTGGTACATGGTGGTGGTGACGATCGCCAGTGTCGGCCAGCACTATCTGGAGCGCACGTTCGGGGGCAGTGAACGCAGCGCCGCCGCCCAGGCCGGCCGGGCGCTGCGCGCGATCCCGCTGATGAGGAGCACCCGTGTCTGA
- a CDS encoding ABC transporter substrate-binding protein — protein MRSPSTRRLRLTVLLSGVLAAGLTACAGGGSESGAGQPEAAEGQSAIPDNAALIAEIQPDPELSTALPPAIAESKTVNLGSNIQSAPNNFYAGDGTTPIGYEVDLAKAIGAKLGVEMAYQDMAFGSLITSLQSGRIDMTMAAMNDTKERQQQIDFVDYFSSGITIMVQKGNPEGITGPDTLCGKNIAVVQGTSHQKFATAQSEKCVQAGEPAINVTATDSDTQNQNQLRTGRVAAILNDLPSAVYISRTANDGNAFEVVPGPPIEGGPYGIGFAKTNTALRDSVNQALSSLIEDGTYPKILQSWGVEQGALTQTAINGG, from the coding sequence ATGCGATCACCGTCAACACGTCGTCTTCGGCTCACCGTGCTGCTCTCGGGAGTCCTCGCCGCCGGACTCACCGCGTGCGCAGGCGGGGGATCCGAATCCGGCGCCGGGCAGCCCGAGGCTGCCGAAGGGCAGTCCGCGATCCCGGACAACGCCGCGCTGATCGCCGAGATCCAGCCCGACCCCGAACTGTCGACAGCGCTCCCGCCGGCGATCGCGGAGTCCAAGACGGTGAACCTCGGCTCGAACATCCAGTCGGCGCCCAACAACTTCTACGCCGGTGATGGCACCACCCCGATCGGCTACGAGGTGGACCTCGCCAAGGCCATCGGCGCCAAGCTCGGGGTGGAGATGGCCTACCAGGACATGGCGTTCGGCTCGCTGATCACCAGTCTGCAGTCCGGCCGCATCGACATGACGATGGCCGCGATGAACGACACCAAGGAGCGCCAGCAGCAGATCGACTTCGTCGACTACTTCTCCTCGGGCATCACGATCATGGTGCAGAAGGGCAACCCCGAGGGCATCACCGGTCCGGACACGCTGTGCGGCAAGAACATCGCGGTCGTGCAGGGCACCAGCCACCAGAAGTTCGCGACCGCCCAGAGCGAGAAATGCGTGCAGGCCGGCGAGCCCGCGATCAACGTCACGGCGACCGACAGCGATACCCAGAACCAGAATCAGCTCCGCACCGGCCGGGTTGCTGCGATCCTCAACGATCTGCCCAGCGCGGTCTACATCTCCCGGACCGCCAACGACGGCAACGCGTTCGAAGTGGTTCCCGGCCCCCCGATCGAGGGCGGACCGTACGGCATCGGTTTCGCGAAAACCAATACTGCGCTGCGGGATTCGGTCAACCAGGCACTGAGTTCGCTGATCGAGGACGGCACCTATCCGAAGATCCTGCAGAGCTGGGGTGTCGAGCAGGGCGCGCTGACGCAGACCGCCATCAATGGCGGCTGA
- a CDS encoding cytochrome P450, producing the protein MSIDGATAVSIFDADLPTVDYEHAASPAEAHRLIAAARARGPIAMGPHGPEALTYEAVRTVLRDSRFQIPKGFALAAQGVTSGELWDIVVRGLLSLEGEEHHRQRRLVAKAFTPRAAGRLRSTCADVIAGLLDRVAGDGRCDVVADIARNYPIPIICELLGTRREDWDLLSGWADDIFKVFDWNVVEDGPAIVRAWHALEDYLDEMVVGRRDSLSDDLLSDMMRAEIDGDRLTHAELLTLAATLLMAGTDTTRNQLAAALEAFCDHPDQWRLLATDPDLATAAVEESMRYSPIIFATLRVAVEDVELAGYTVPAGSPILANIASANRDDTVYSEPDRFDITRRDAPAILTFGGGMHYCLGAHLARLELTEALTQMTRRMPQIRRDGPSSWRPLTGVTGPATLPIAFGDSFGHNSANGSD; encoded by the coding sequence ATGAGCATCGATGGCGCCACCGCCGTAAGCATCTTCGACGCGGATCTACCCACCGTCGACTACGAGCACGCCGCAAGCCCGGCCGAAGCCCACCGGCTCATCGCGGCGGCCCGCGCCCGCGGGCCCATCGCGATGGGACCGCACGGCCCCGAGGCACTCACCTACGAGGCCGTGCGCACCGTGCTGCGCGACAGCCGCTTCCAGATTCCGAAGGGCTTCGCGCTCGCCGCACAGGGCGTCACCTCCGGGGAGCTGTGGGACATCGTCGTCCGCGGGCTGCTCAGCCTCGAAGGCGAGGAGCACCATCGCCAACGACGGCTCGTGGCAAAGGCATTCACTCCCCGTGCCGCCGGCCGGCTCCGCAGCACCTGCGCGGACGTCATCGCCGGACTGCTGGACCGGGTCGCCGGCGACGGGCGCTGCGACGTGGTCGCCGACATCGCCAGGAACTACCCGATCCCGATCATCTGCGAGTTGCTCGGGACCCGCCGCGAGGACTGGGATCTGTTGTCCGGCTGGGCCGATGACATCTTCAAGGTGTTCGACTGGAACGTGGTCGAAGACGGTCCGGCGATCGTGCGGGCGTGGCACGCACTCGAGGACTACCTCGACGAGATGGTTGTCGGGCGACGCGACTCGCTCAGCGACGACCTGTTGTCGGACATGATGCGCGCCGAGATCGACGGCGACCGGCTGACGCATGCCGAGCTGCTCACCCTCGCCGCGACCCTACTGATGGCCGGCACCGACACCACCCGCAACCAGCTCGCCGCAGCGCTCGAGGCGTTCTGCGATCATCCGGACCAATGGCGGCTGCTCGCAACCGATCCGGACCTGGCGACGGCTGCGGTGGAGGAATCGATGCGCTACTCCCCCATCATCTTCGCGACGTTGCGGGTGGCGGTCGAGGATGTCGAGCTCGCCGGGTACACGGTTCCCGCGGGCAGCCCGATCCTGGCCAACATCGCCTCGGCCAACCGGGACGACACGGTGTACTCGGAGCCGGATCGGTTCGACATCACCCGCCGGGACGCTCCGGCGATCCTGACCTTCGGCGGGGGCATGCACTACTGCCTCGGCGCGCATCTGGCTCGCCTCGAACTCACCGAGGCGCTGACCCAGATGACCCGGCGGATGCCGCAGATCCGGCGCGACGGACCCTCGTCGTGGCGGCCGCTGACCGGGGTCACCGGACCGGCGACGCTGCCGATCGCGTTCGGCGACAGCTTCGGTCACAACTCCGCGAACGGCTCCGACTGA
- a CDS encoding GntR family transcriptional regulator, with product MPVPIERGKHRRSLLRDQAYVSIRDAIINGTLAPGEKLRDAELEEWLGISRTPIREALARLEASGLVHTIPGRSTVVASIERHAVLNAQDVAAAMHALAVRTAVPLMGRAQYDAMSRANKAFADAVSAGDAAAALRSDDAFHQVAVEASDNDVIAHVLEQVTPVLRRVEYLRFSSLSGRDSIAQHKQIITLCRKGDADAAAAATERNWQTLSQLADQSEPFAEL from the coding sequence GTGCCGGTGCCGATCGAGCGGGGAAAACACCGCCGGTCGTTGTTGCGTGACCAGGCCTACGTATCAATCCGCGACGCGATCATCAACGGCACGTTGGCTCCTGGCGAGAAGCTGCGCGACGCGGAACTCGAAGAGTGGTTGGGGATCAGCAGGACGCCGATACGGGAGGCGCTGGCGCGGCTGGAGGCATCAGGTCTGGTGCACACCATTCCGGGCCGGTCCACCGTGGTCGCCTCGATCGAACGCCACGCCGTGCTCAACGCGCAGGATGTGGCCGCAGCCATGCATGCGCTCGCGGTGCGCACCGCCGTCCCACTGATGGGCAGAGCCCAGTACGACGCGATGAGCCGGGCGAACAAGGCGTTCGCCGACGCGGTCTCGGCCGGGGACGCCGCGGCCGCGCTACGCAGCGACGACGCGTTCCACCAGGTGGCCGTCGAGGCGAGTGACAATGATGTGATCGCCCACGTTCTCGAACAGGTCACCCCGGTGCTGCGGCGCGTGGAGTACCTACGGTTCTCGTCGTTGTCCGGGCGCGACTCCATCGCCCAGCACAAGCAGATCATCACGCTGTGCCGCAAAGGTGACGCGGACGCCGCCGCCGCGGCGACGGAACGCAATTGGCAGACGCTGTCACAGTTGGCCGATCAGTCGGAGCCGTTCGCGGAGTTGTGA
- a CDS encoding GMC family oxidoreductase N-terminal domain-containing protein, producing the protein MNSESDPSETTHYDYIVVGAGSAGCVVAARLSEDPDTRVLLLESGPEDTRPEIASPLAWPALWGTEVDYAYDTVPQAGTAGLRHDWPRGHTLGGSSSINAMVYLRGHPNDFDSWNCPGWDYESVLPYFKRMETVERGDRRYRGTDGPMRPAPADPAAANPLSEVFLRGALAAGFPVTDDLNGACAEGAGWHDLSISGGTRQSAARAYLHPVRGRRPNLTVLTGARAHRLIFDTNRCTGVEFARSGRLSSAYAEAEVIVSAGAVDSPRLLLLSGVGPAAEIEAVGVEVVHDLPGVGRNLHDHPVCGVVYEAAQPLPVGQNNHAETSLAWRSDPSLDGPDMQLMFIHLPFIPAHMSAPANSFTFAVAVMAPEARGSVRLAGPHPQTPPLIDPNYLGAESDVRRMVDGIGVAREIAATEPLAPWRGREALPGADVADPKALRSFLATATCSYFHPVGTCMMGVGSGSVVDPRLRVHGLDGLRVVDASVMPRVVSVNTNAATIMIGEKGADLIRG; encoded by the coding sequence ATGAACTCTGAGTCTGATCCTTCGGAGACGACTCACTACGACTACATCGTGGTCGGCGCCGGATCCGCGGGTTGCGTCGTCGCAGCCCGGTTGTCGGAGGACCCGGACACCAGGGTGCTGTTGTTGGAATCCGGTCCGGAGGACACCCGGCCGGAGATCGCCTCGCCGCTGGCGTGGCCGGCACTGTGGGGCACCGAGGTCGACTACGCCTACGACACGGTTCCGCAGGCGGGCACCGCCGGCCTGCGGCACGACTGGCCGCGGGGCCACACTCTCGGTGGCAGCAGCAGCATCAACGCGATGGTGTACCTGCGTGGGCATCCCAACGACTTCGACAGCTGGAACTGTCCCGGCTGGGACTACGAGTCGGTGCTGCCGTATTTCAAGCGCATGGAGACGGTCGAGCGTGGCGATCGGCGCTATCGCGGCACCGACGGCCCGATGCGGCCTGCGCCGGCAGATCCGGCCGCGGCCAACCCGCTGTCCGAGGTCTTCCTCCGGGGTGCCCTCGCGGCCGGTTTCCCGGTCACCGACGATCTCAACGGCGCGTGCGCCGAGGGTGCCGGTTGGCACGATCTGTCGATCAGTGGCGGCACGCGGCAGAGCGCCGCAAGGGCATACCTGCACCCGGTGCGCGGCCGGCGGCCGAATCTGACAGTGCTGACCGGTGCTCGGGCGCACAGGCTGATCTTCGACACAAACCGTTGCACAGGAGTTGAATTCGCCCGATCTGGGCGGCTTTCGTCGGCCTACGCCGAGGCCGAGGTGATCGTCAGCGCGGGTGCGGTGGACTCGCCGAGACTGCTGCTGTTGTCCGGAGTGGGTCCGGCCGCCGAGATCGAAGCCGTCGGCGTCGAGGTGGTCCACGATCTGCCCGGGGTCGGCCGCAATCTGCACGACCACCCGGTATGTGGGGTGGTGTACGAAGCCGCGCAGCCGTTGCCCGTCGGGCAGAACAACCACGCCGAGACGTCGTTGGCGTGGCGCAGCGATCCCTCGCTCGACGGACCGGACATGCAGCTGATGTTCATCCACCTTCCGTTCATCCCGGCGCACATGTCCGCACCCGCGAACAGTTTCACGTTCGCGGTCGCGGTGATGGCGCCGGAGGCGCGCGGGTCGGTCCGTCTCGCCGGGCCGCACCCGCAGACCCCGCCGCTCATCGACCCCAACTACCTCGGGGCGGAGTCCGACGTGCGGCGGATGGTCGACGGCATCGGGGTGGCGCGCGAGATCGCGGCCACCGAGCCGCTCGCGCCGTGGCGTGGTCGCGAGGCACTACCGGGAGCCGACGTCGCCGATCCGAAGGCGTTGCGTTCCTTCCTGGCTACCGCGACGTGCAGCTACTTCCACCCGGTGGGCACCTGCATGATGGGGGTGGGTTCGGGGTCGGTGGTGGATCCCCGGCTGCGGGTGCACGGTCTCGACGGCCTGCGGGTGGTGGACGCATCGGTGATGCCCAGGGTCGTGTCGGTCAATACCAACGCCGCAACGATCATGATCGGTGAGAAGGGGGCCGACCTGATCAGGGGGTGA
- a CDS encoding MerR family transcriptional regulator — MRPGLSIGEFATLTHLSVRTLRRYHQAGLLEPAWVDDFTGYRYYTAEQIPTAQVIHRLRQLDVPLAEVESILSTDDPRQRTEVISAHLRRLEAELDRTRAAVVSLQRLLNPEPAEIDVELRSVPARTVAAISGIVTQEDSLTWYDSAMAELDAAFGPDERTGPPGGHYDNELFTHGSGMFTVFHQVRRPRASGRIEVVDLPPTDLAVTVHAGAHDDIDVTYGRLGTWVVTHALAVDGPIHEIYPVGPRDTVESGHWRTEIGWPVFRLADRLTISS, encoded by the coding sequence ATGCGTCCAGGACTGAGCATCGGCGAATTCGCCACCTTGACGCATCTGAGCGTGCGGACGCTGCGCCGCTATCACCAGGCGGGACTCTTGGAGCCGGCGTGGGTGGACGACTTCACCGGCTACCGCTACTACACGGCCGAACAGATCCCCACCGCGCAGGTGATCCATCGGCTGCGCCAACTCGATGTGCCGCTGGCCGAGGTCGAATCCATCCTGTCGACCGACGACCCTCGGCAGCGCACCGAGGTGATCTCGGCCCACCTCCGCCGCCTGGAGGCCGAACTCGACCGGACCCGAGCCGCAGTCGTGTCGCTGCAGAGGCTGCTCAATCCGGAACCCGCGGAGATCGACGTCGAGCTCCGTTCCGTGCCCGCCCGCACGGTCGCCGCCATCAGCGGCATTGTCACCCAGGAGGATTCGCTGACCTGGTACGACTCGGCGATGGCCGAGCTGGACGCCGCCTTCGGCCCGGACGAACGCACCGGGCCCCCGGGAGGCCACTACGACAACGAGCTCTTCACCCACGGCTCCGGCATGTTCACCGTGTTCCACCAGGTCCGCCGTCCGCGCGCATCCGGCCGCATCGAAGTGGTCGACCTGCCGCCGACCGACCTCGCGGTCACGGTGCACGCCGGCGCCCACGACGACATCGACGTCACCTACGGCAGACTGGGCACCTGGGTGGTCACCCACGCGCTGGCCGTCGACGGCCCGATCCACGAGATCTACCCGGTGGGCCCCCGAGACACCGTCGAGTCCGGCCACTGGCGCACCGAGATCGGTTGGCCCGTCTTCCGTCTCGCAGACCGGCTGACGATCAGCTCGTGA
- a CDS encoding alpha/beta fold hydrolase, translated as MKIRQVLAAVTAGVAVTALTACGGAAAEPEPPAAKPTVVLVHGAFADSSSWNGVVEILRTEGYPVVAVANPLRGLRPDADYVRSVVDHVSGPVVLAGHSYGGSVMSEAADGAPNVKALVYVASFILEPGESTSQLAAQFPGAELGPALDTVPFPLPGGGTGNDLYIRQDQFRKVFAADVAENLTTLMAATQRPIAATALEDPATKAAWKSIPSWNLVATEDLAVPAEAGRFMGQRANAQTVEVDASHAVTVSQPAAVAELIGTAAGAVTS; from the coding sequence ATGAAGATCAGACAGGTGCTCGCAGCGGTGACCGCCGGCGTGGCAGTCACCGCGCTCACCGCGTGCGGAGGGGCAGCCGCCGAGCCCGAGCCGCCGGCGGCCAAGCCCACCGTGGTGCTCGTGCACGGCGCGTTCGCCGATTCCTCCAGCTGGAACGGGGTGGTGGAGATTCTCCGCACCGAGGGGTATCCCGTTGTGGCCGTGGCCAACCCGCTGCGCGGGCTGCGTCCCGACGCCGATTACGTGCGCAGTGTGGTCGACCACGTCAGCGGCCCTGTGGTGCTGGCCGGCCATTCGTACGGCGGGTCGGTGATGAGCGAGGCGGCCGACGGTGCGCCGAACGTGAAGGCACTGGTGTACGTCGCCAGCTTCATTCTGGAGCCGGGGGAGAGCACCTCGCAGCTGGCCGCCCAGTTCCCCGGCGCCGAGCTGGGCCCGGCGCTGGACACCGTGCCGTTCCCGCTTCCCGGCGGCGGCACCGGAAACGATCTCTACATCCGGCAGGACCAGTTCCGGAAGGTGTTCGCCGCCGACGTCGCCGAGAACCTCACCACCCTGATGGCCGCGACGCAGCGGCCCATCGCGGCGACCGCGCTGGAGGACCCCGCGACCAAGGCGGCATGGAAGAGCATCCCGTCCTGGAACCTGGTCGCCACCGAGGATCTGGCCGTCCCGGCCGAGGCCGGGCGGTTCATGGGTCAGCGGGCGAACGCACAGACAGTGGAGGTCGACGCCTCCCACGCGGTGACCGTGTCGCAGCCCGCAGCTGTGGCCGAGCTGATCGGCACGGCCGCCGGTGCCGTCACGAGCTGA
- a CDS encoding SDR family NAD(P)-dependent oxidoreductase, with the protein MKTWFITGGTPGGFGMAIAEAALEIGDRVAVTVRRPAELAGWAREHGDRVLVATADVTDGDRVRAAVRAAEDHFGGIDVLVNNAGRGWFGSVEGMGEAQVRAMFELNFFSVLTVLRAVLPGMRARGDGWVVNMSSVAGLRGTSGFGYYSATKFALEGLTEVLRDELAPTGIRVLAVEPGAFRTRAYSGFADEPERESIPEYRSMLREVREAMVAADGKQPGDPRRGARAVLTAMAQDPPPQRLVLGNGGFDAVADTLTSALVELGRNEKLSRGADFPAGE; encoded by the coding sequence GTGAAGACGTGGTTCATCACCGGCGGCACGCCGGGCGGATTCGGCATGGCGATCGCCGAGGCCGCCTTGGAGATCGGGGACCGGGTGGCGGTGACGGTACGCCGGCCGGCCGAACTGGCCGGCTGGGCGCGCGAGCACGGCGACCGCGTGCTGGTGGCCACCGCCGACGTCACCGACGGCGACCGGGTGCGCGCCGCCGTGCGCGCCGCCGAGGACCACTTCGGCGGCATCGACGTGCTGGTCAACAACGCCGGCCGCGGCTGGTTCGGCTCCGTCGAGGGGATGGGCGAGGCCCAGGTGCGGGCGATGTTCGAGCTGAACTTCTTCAGCGTGCTGACGGTTCTGCGGGCCGTACTGCCCGGGATGCGGGCCAGGGGCGACGGGTGGGTCGTGAACATGTCGTCGGTGGCGGGACTGCGCGGCACCAGCGGCTTCGGTTATTACAGCGCAACCAAATTCGCACTCGAGGGGCTCACCGAGGTGCTACGCGACGAGCTGGCGCCGACCGGTATCCGGGTGCTGGCCGTAGAGCCCGGGGCGTTCCGCACCCGGGCCTACTCCGGGTTCGCCGACGAGCCCGAACGCGAGTCGATCCCCGAGTACCGGTCGATGCTGCGTGAGGTCCGTGAGGCGATGGTCGCGGCCGACGGCAAGCAGCCCGGTGATCCTCGCCGGGGTGCCCGCGCCGTGCTCACCGCGATGGCGCAGGACCCGCCGCCGCAGCGCCTGGTCCTCGGCAACGGTGGGTTCGATGCGGTGGCCGACACGCTGACCAGCGCGCTGGTGGAGTTGGGACGTAACGAAAAACTCTCCCGGGGCGCAGATTTCCCTGCCGGGGAATAG
- a CDS encoding nuclear transport factor 2 family protein produces the protein MATDTHSQSAIAWADLPAAVTTYLTAHRDGEVAAALAAFADDASVTDEGHTHTGRAAVADWLANAGGDYTYTTEFRRAEKTGAAEYDVLQHLEGDFPGGVADLHYRFTMAGERVRRLVIEP, from the coding sequence ATGGCAACGGACACACACTCACAATCGGCGATCGCGTGGGCAGACCTGCCCGCGGCGGTCACCACCTATCTCACGGCACACCGCGACGGCGAGGTGGCCGCGGCGCTGGCCGCGTTCGCCGACGACGCCTCCGTCACCGACGAGGGCCACACCCACACCGGCCGCGCCGCCGTCGCCGACTGGCTGGCCAACGCGGGCGGCGACTACACCTACACCACCGAGTTCCGCCGGGCCGAGAAGACCGGCGCCGCGGAGTACGACGTGCTCCAGCACCTGGAAGGTGACTTCCCCGGTGGCGTGGCAGATTTGCACTACCGCTTCACCATGGCGGGTGAGCGGGTTCGCCGGCTGGTGATCGAGCCGTGA